From Tripterygium wilfordii isolate XIE 37 chromosome 13, ASM1340144v1, whole genome shotgun sequence, the proteins below share one genomic window:
- the LOC120012886 gene encoding RAN GTPase-activating protein 2-like — translation MDSAELKSQRRQFAIKLWPPSQNTRQMLVERITGNLTSNSIFTQKYGSLNVNEAKDHAIRIEDVAFDTANKHYEMEPDGDGSSAVQLYAKECSKLILEVLKRGPRTEEDREPASEKVNAFQETFFDISKGPRAFIEADEAEELLKPLKEPENSYTKICFSNRSFGLGAARVAEPILLSIKDQLKEVDLSDFIAGRPETEALEVMNIFSAALEGSILKSLNLSNNALGEKGVRAFGALFRSQHALEELYLMNDGISEEAARAVCDLIPSTEKLRILQFHNNMTGDEGALAISEVVKRSPLVVDFRCSSTRIGSEGGVALSESLETCTQLKKLDIRDNMFGVEAGVALGKAFSKLTDLKEVYLSYLNLEDEGAIAIINALKESAPLLEVLEMAGNDITAEAAPTIASALAVMQHLTKLNLAENELKDEGAIQIGKALDEGHLQLVEVDMSATSIRRAGARLLAQVVVQKPSFKLLNIDGNFISDEGIDEVKEMFKKCPNALGSLDENDPEGGDGDDGSGDDVDNDDELESKLKNLEVGQE, via the coding sequence ATGGACTCCGCAGAATTGAAGTCACAACGCCGACAGTTTGCAATTAAACTGTGGCCTCCTAGTCAGAACACCAGGCAGATGCTTGTGGAACGTATCACAGGGAATCTCACTTCTAATTCTATTTTTACTCAGAAGTATGGTAGTCTTAATGTCAACGAGGCCAAGGATCATGCAATACGAATTGAGGATGTGGCTTTTGACACAGCAAATAAACACTATGAAATGGAGCCTGATGGTGACGGAAGTTCTGCAGTGCAGCTTTATGCCAAGGAATGCAGCAAGCTCATTTTGGAAGTTCTCAAAAGAGGCCCTAGAACTGAGGAAGACAGAGAGCCTGCATCTGAGAAAGTCAATGCATTCCAAGAAACCTTTTTTGATATATCAAAGGGTCCTAGAGCATTTATTGAGGCAGACGAAGCTGAGGAGCTTCTGAAGCCATTAAAGGAGCCGGAAAATTCTTACACGAAAATATGCTTTAGCAATAGAAGCTTTGGATTAGGAGCTGCTCGTGTTGCCGAGCCCATTTTGCTCTCCATCAAGGACCAGCTGAAGGAAGTTGACCTATCTGATTTTATTGCTGGACGACCTGAGACCGAAGCTCTAGAAGTTATGAATATATTCTCAGCGGCTCTTGAAGGTAGCATATTGAAATCTCTGAACCTATCAAACAATGCTTTGGGTGAGAAGGGTGTTAGGGCATTTGGGGCACTCTTTAGATCGCAGCATGCCCTAGAGGAGCTATATCTGATGAATGATGGCATCTCTGAGGAAGCTGCAAGAGCAGTTTGCGATTTGATTCCATCGACAGAGAAGCTTAGGATCCTCCAGTTTCATAATAATATGACAGGAGATGAAGGGGCGCTTGCTATCTCTGAGGTTGTTAAACGCTCTCCTTTGGTAGTGGATTTTCGGTGCTCCTCTACAAGGATTGGTTCAGAAGGAGGAGTTGCATTATCTGAATCACTTGAGACTTGTACCCAACTGAAGAAGCTTGACATTCGTGATAACATGTTTGGTGTAGAGGCTGGAGTTGCTCTGGGCAAAGCTTTCTCAAAGCTCACAGATCTAAAAGAGGTGTATTTGAGCTACTTGAACTTAGAAGATGAGGGTGCGATTGCTATAATAAATGCTCTAAAGGAGTCTGCTCCTCTGCTTGAAGTTCTGGAGATGGCTGGAAATGACATTACAGCTGAAGCTGCTCCTACTATAGCTTCTGCTTTAGCAGTAATGCAGCATCTTACGAAGTTGAATTTGGCTGAAAATGAACTCAAAGATGAAGGTGCTATCCAGATTGGTAAGGCCTTGGATGAAGGTCATCTCCAGTTGGTGGAAGTTGATATGAGTGCCACCTCTATTAGGAGGGCCGGGGCACGGCTCTTGGCTCAGGTTGTGGTTCAGAAGCCTAGCTTTAAGTTACTGAACATTGATGGGAATTTTATTTCTGATGAAGGCATTGACGAGGTAAAAGAGATGTTCAAGAAATGCCCTAATGCACTCGGATCGTTGGATGAGAATGATCCTGAAGGGGGAGATGGTGATGACGGATCTGGAGATGATGTAGACAATGACGATGAACTGGAATCAAAACTGAAGAATCTTGAAGTTGGGCAGGAGTAg
- the LOC120012934 gene encoding 3-dehydrosphinganine reductase TSC10A-like, which yields MADQYLYYLFLLLLLPLPLLLFLYVVVRPRPVKISIKDRHVFITGGSSGIGLSLAHQAASEGASVSILARSRNKLEEAREAVRLATGKEVEIFAADVRDYEAVKKAVEEAGPIDVLIVNQGVFVPQELEKQDVDEVRFMLDVNLMGSFNMIKAALPSMKEARKDRGPASIALMSSQAGQVGIYGYSAYSASKFGLRGLAEALQQEVIVDNIHVSLIFPPDTETPGLEEENRRKPPLTSTIASSSGAMKADEVAKKALNGIKSASFIVSCNFEGFLLSIATAGLSPQRSFLMAYIEVVAAGVLRIAALCFQWNWYGIIEKWQVACTE from the exons ATGGCCGACCAGTACCTCTACTACCTCTTCCTTCTACTACTCCTTCCTCTCCCCCTGCTCTTATTTCTTTACGTCGTCGTACGACCCCGCCCTGTTAAAATCTCAATCAAGGACCGTCACGTGTTCATCACTGGCGGTTCCAGCGGCATCGGCCTCTCCCTGGCCCACCAGGCCGCTTCTGAAGGGGCAAGCGTCTCCATTCTGGCCAGGTCTCGCAATAAGCTAGAGGAAGCGAGGGAGGCCGTCCGTCTTGCCACAGGCAAAGAGGTCGAGATTTTCGCTGCCGATGTGAGGGACTACGAAGCGGTGAAGAAAGCGGTGGAAGAGGCGGGGCCTATTGATGTGTTGATTGTGAATCAGGGGGTTTTCGTGCCTCAGGAGCTTGAGAAGCAGGATGTGGATGAGGTGAGGTTCATGTTGGACGTCAATCTGATGGGGAGCTTTAACATGATCAAGGCTGCATTGCCTTCCATGAAGGAAGCCAGGAAGGACCGTGGGCCTGCCTCCATCGCGCTCATGTCATCACAGGCCGGTCAG GTTGGTATCTATGGATACTCAGCTTACTCAGCTAGTAAATTTGGGCTTCGTGGTTTAGCAGAAGCACTGCAGCAGGAGGTCATTGTGGATAATATTCATGTTTCTCTTATATTCCCTCCAGATACTGAAACTCCTGGTCTAGAGGAAG AAAACAGGCGAAAGCCACCACTCACTAGTACGATAGCCAGCTCTTCTGGTGCAATGAAAGCTGACGAAGTTGCCAAGAAAGCCTTAAACGGCATAAAATCTGCTAGTTTCATTGTCTCTTGCAACTTTGAAGGATTCTTACTGTCTATAGCAACTGCCGGTTTATCACCTCAGAGATCATTCTTGATGGCATATATTGAGGTGGTCGCTGCTGGTGTATTACGCATTGCAGCTCTATGTTTCCAATGGAATTGGTATGGAATTATAGAGAAGTGGCAAGTGGCATGCACAGAGTA G
- the LOC120012239 gene encoding DEAD-box ATP-dependent RNA helicase 58, chloroplastic isoform X2 — MQVTKVARMLAASPVDNELVQKSCSVMALLDGGMLKRHKTWLKAEPPVIVVATIASVCQMLEKRILKLESMQVLVIDEVDFMFNASKQVSYLRKLLTTYSSCSNRQTVFASASIPQHRRFLHDCIQQKWTKSDAVHVHVNSIAPMPSCLQHRFVICSKSRRHQTLLSLIQSDTPESAIIFVGEQSEKSKKAGNAPPTTLLINFLETSYEGCLDIVLLEEDMNFNSRAASLSEVRKRGGYLLIATDIAARGVDLPETTHIYNFDLPRAAVDYLHRAGRTGRKPFSDKKCTVTTIISSEEQFVMERYENELMFNCEMITVQV, encoded by the exons ATGCAA GTAACAAAAGTTGCTCGGATGCTGGCAGCTAGCCCGGTGGATAACGAACTGGTGCAAAAGTCATGTAGTGTCATGGCTCTTCTTGATGGAGGAATGCTAAAAAGGCATAAGACTTGGCTAAAG GCAGAGCCTCCTGTCATAGTGGTAGCAACAATAGCAAGTGTGTGTCAAATGCTTGAGAAGCGGATACTCAAGCTTGAATCAATGCAGGTGCTGGTTATTGATGAG GTTGATTTTATGTTCAATGCCTCAAAGCAAGTCAGCTATCTTCGGAAGCTATTGACAACTTACTCCTCATGCAGCAATCGTCAGACTGTTTTCGCCAGTGCTTCCATTCCCCAGCATAGAAGATTTTTGCATGACTGCATACAGCAAAAGTGGACCAAG AGTGATGCAGTCCATGTCCACGTCAATTCAATTGCACCCATGCCATCATGCCTGCAACATAGATTTGTG ATATGTAGTAAAAGCAGGAGGCATCAAACACTGCTATCTTTGATACAGTCTGACACACCGGAGTCTGCCATAATATTTGTTGGAGAACAG TctgaaaaatcaaaaaaggCAGGCAATGCTCCACCAACTACtcttttgattaatttcttgGAAACGTCTTATGAAGGTTGTTTAGACATTGTTCTTCTAGAGGAAGACATGAATTTCAATTCACGTGCAGCATCTCTATCA GAAGTGAGAAAAAGAGGGGGATATCTTCTCATAGCGACAGATATAGCTGCCAGAGGAGTTGATCTACCTGAAACAACTCATATATACAATTTTGATTTGCCAAGAGCTGCAGTAGATTACCTTCACCGAGCTGGAAGAACAGGAAGGAAGCCATTTTCGGACAAAAAATGTACTGTTACAACTATTATTTCATCAGAGGAGCAGTTTGTTATGGAAAGATATGAGAATGAATTGATGTTCAATTGTGAAATGATTACGGTGCAAGTCTGA
- the LOC120012349 gene encoding 2-hydroxyisoflavanone dehydratase-like, whose protein sequence is MASPAKEIARELLPLVRVYTDGSVERFEGSLYVPPSPNPDPQTGVSSKDITISQNPKISARLFLPKIEQQDQKLPILVYFHGSGFCVASAFQPAYDRYLNLQVSQAKVVAVSVEYRLAPEHPLPAAYEDSWAALNWVASHSTTQNDPDKDPWLLNHGDFDRLYIGGDSTGGNIVHNMAMRAGSENLQENVKILGAFVSHAFFWGSKPIGSENDPNKPKHYVGSDSKSFASDPSLGHEKSFPSLVWSFVYPSAPGGLDNPMLNPEGPGAPSLAGLGCSRLLIVVAGEDELRDRSVRYHELVKESGWKGELEFHEDEGEIHGFYIINPDNGKVNNLIKRFADFLK, encoded by the coding sequence ATGGCATCCCCAGCCAAAGAAATAGCCAGAGAGCTCCTTCCCTTAGTTCGCGTCTACACGGACGGCTCAGTCGAACGCTTCGAGGGCTCGCTCTATGTGCCACCATCACCGAACCCAGATCCACAAACTGGTGTGTCATCAAAGGACATAACCATCTCCCAAAACCCCAAAATCTCTGCTCGTCTCTTCCTCCCAAAAATCGAACAGCAAGACCAAAAACTCCCTATATTGGTCTATTTCCATGGCAGTGGATTTTGCGTTGCATCTGCCTTTCAACCCGCTTACGATCGTTACTTGAATCTTCAGGTCTCTCAGGCCAAAGTGGTTGCGGTCTCTGTTGAGTATAGGCTGGCTCCAGAGCACCCTCTCCCCGCAGCATACGAGGACAGCTGGGCGGCTCTCAATTGGGTCGCATCTCACTCAACAACCCAAAATGATCCCGATAAGGATCCATGGCTGTTGAATCATGGAGACTTTGACAGGCTTTACATAGGAGGTGATAGTACTGGAGGTAATATAGTTCATAACATGGCGATGAGAGCAGGATCTGAGAATCTGcaagaaaatgtgaaaatcttggGTGCTTTTGTTTCTCATGCTTTTTTTTGGGGCTCAAAACCAATTGGGTCTGAAAATGATCCGAATAAGCCGAAGCATTATGTGGGTTCGGATTCAAAATCATTTGCTTCAGATCCTAGTTTGGGTCACGAGAAGTCCTTCCCATCTTTGGTTTGGAGCTTTGTGTACCCATCTGCGCCTGGAGGCCTTGATAATCCGATGCTCAATCCGGAAGGTCCTGGAGCGCCGAGCTTGGCAGGGCTTGGGTGTTCGAGGTTGTTGATTGTTGTGGCGGGGGAAGATGAACTGAGAGACAGAAGCGTTCGTTACCATGAATTGGTGAAAGAGAGTGGTTGGAAAGGTGAATTGGAGTTCCATGAAGACGAGGGAGAAATTCATGGTTTTTACATTATAAATCCAGATAATGGGAAAGTTAACAACCTGATCAAACGCTTCGCTGATTTTCTCAAGTGA
- the LOC120012661 gene encoding E3 ubiquitin-protein ligase RHF1A-like, which produces MESRLSRIGTSFCLIYLLLVWFPPGLHNSICLDPFTDQDPATVTSCKHEYHLQCILEWSQRSRECPNCWQLFFLKDPASQELLAAVESERHCRSRNVSHSTLTTHHQFHEDADVERDGCYSDDSDFDEHIMQHFAAAAASRAHNIDRRVRKIYSVGSPLQVLVSSSPVNLPSVRQSYPVSLGEFQSMSELSCESSHVSCSSSPVNIQPLSSVENTVSSDAGNRVGPVKPRQPPPENPQRTIPTSFSDAVKSKWSAASAR; this is translated from the exons ATGGAGAGCCGCCTCTCTCGAATAGGCACCTCATT TTGTTTGATATATCTATTGCTTGTGTGGTTTCCACCTGGGTTGCATAACAGTATCTGTCTCGATCCTTTCACTGATCAGGACCCCGCTACT GTTACCAGCTGCAAACATGAGTACCACCTTCAGTGTATTCTCGAATG GTCACAAAGGAGCAGAGAGTGCCCAAATTGTTGGCAgttatttttcttaaaagatCCGGCCAG CCAAGAACTTCTAGCTGCGGTTGAAAGTGAAAGGCACTGTAGGTCAAGGAATGTATCTCATTCTACTTTAACAACTCATCATCAATTTCATGAGGATGCAGATGTCGAGCGG GATGGCTGTTACTCTGATGACTCTGATTTTGATGAGCATATTATGCAGcattttgctgctgctgctgctagcAGAGCACATAATATTGACAGAAGAGTAAGGAAGATATATTCTGTTGGCAGTCCTCTCCAAGTTCTTGTTTCCAGTTCTCCTGTAAATCTACCTAGTGTGAGGCAAAGCTACCCAGTTTCTCTAGGAGAATTTCAGAGCATGAGTGAGTTATCATGCGAGAGTTCACACGTTTCTTGTTCATCATCACCTGTTAATATTCAACCTTTGTCTTCTGTTGAGAACACGGTCTCCAGCGATGCTGGGAACAGAGTTGGCCCTGTGAAACCCAG ACAGCCACCGCCCGAAAATCCACAGCGAACTATTCCAACCTCGTTCTCTGATGCTGTGAAATCCAAGTGGTCTGCTGCTTCAGCCAGGTAA
- the LOC120012351 gene encoding 40S ribosomal protein S16 — MAAAVESVQCFGRKKTAVAVTHCKRGRGLIKINGCPIELVEPEILRFKAYEPILLLGRHRFAGVDMRIRVNGGGQTSQIYAIRQSIARALVAFYQKYVDEQSKKEIKDILGRYDRTLLASDPRRCEPKKFGGRGARARFQKSYR; from the coding sequence ATGGCGGCTGCAGTAGAGTCCGTGCAGTGCTTTGGCAGGAAGAAGACCGCTGTCGCAGTGACCCACTGCAAGCGAGGCCGCGGCCTTATCAAGATCAATGGATGTCCGATCGAGCTGGTGGAGCCGGAGATCCTCCGCTTCAAGGCCTATGAGCCGATTCTACTACTGGGACGGCACCGTTTTGCCGGAGTAGACATGCGGATCCGTGTCAACGGAGGTGGTCAAACCTCTCAGATCTACGCGATCCGGCAGAGCATCGCAAGGGCTTTGGTGGCCTTCTATCAGAAGTACGTGGACGAGCAGAGCAAGAAGGAAATCAAGGACATATTGGGCAGGTATGACAGGACTCTACTCGCCTCTGACCCAAGGCGCTGCGAGCCCAAGAAGTTCGGAGGCCGTGGCGCCAGGGCCAGGTTCCAGAAGTCTTACCGTTAG
- the LOC120012887 gene encoding uncharacterized GPI-anchored protein At3g06035-like — MAAWQLFFLLPLFLFSILSTNNLVRCDDEDDALLQGINTYRASLNLTALTKNDNAECLADEVADQFKNQPCTNTTGANTVPGTETQLPNYPTLLAKCNLNVSNTRDGNVMPACVPNLVPTLVLSNFTQSLYSGSLNDTKYTGIGIGSEGNWIVVVLTTNTSEGSFVTYNAASFMSMTGVLLYQLVFLLVSSFLLL, encoded by the exons ATGGCAGCTTGGCAGCTCTTCTTTCTCCTTCCATTGTTCCTCTTCTCCATTCTCTCCACAAACAATCTAGTCAGATGTGATG ATGAAGATGATGCTCTTCTTCAAGGCATTAACACCTACCGGGCATCCCTGAACTTGACAGCACTAACGAAGAACGACAATGCAGAGTGTCTTGCTGATGAAGTTGCTGATCAATTCAAGAACCAACCTTGCACAAACACAACAGGTGCTAACACAGTACCGGGCACCGAGACTCAGCTTCCTAACTACCCAACCCTTCTAGCCAAATGCAATTTGAATGTCTCCAATACAAGGGATGGCAATGTGATGCCTGCTTGTGTTCCCAACCTGGTTCCAACTCTTGTTCTATCCAACTTCACGCAGTCTCTGTACTCAGGTAGTCTGAACGATACTAAGTATACAGGAATTGGGATTGGTTCTGAAGGTAACTGGATAGTTGTTGTTCTCACCACAAACACATCTGAGGGGAGCTTTGTGACATACAATGCAGCCAGTTTCATGAGCATGACTGGTGTGTTATTATACCAGTTGGTCTTTTTACTTGTAAGTTCTTTCTTATTGTTGTAA
- the LOC120012933 gene encoding F-box protein CPR1-like gives MAAAINSYITDDLVTAILTCLPVKSLLRFRCVCKSWSVLTENPDFITKHHLKRNIIDNNTVNAFVKRNGEPFGKPMMSTLKGVDNEEILTVVESNFVPSCDQLIICGSRNGILCLHNPDLYSDVIVLWNPSTRDLKTLPESPLEPPDTRETLFGDIGFGFDRRTNDYKVIRFVLYRCDDDDDKEEEEEEHDDDDHDEEEEDDDDEDDDDDDDEEEDDDDEEEEEDDDYFVGQVELYSLKSDSWRVIPRMNADIFPCCYYCNTYKDGVKYWWGRKSTDDSQWLMSFDMVEEVFETVELPSDFGDFRNPVFSVFNGQLCMVLYIDDKMESLFEIWVMTDNGVRKTWVEQMTIQVSGVLRPLEFWKDRGLFLEDDQGQLVLYDIRTKEMKNLQLRGKRYTFQVVNYEESLVPINSRRAQNNNTEVEEQQGLASQMMVLHDLSEKCSFNVRMQF, from the coding sequence ATGGCGGCGGCGATAAACAGTTATATCACCGACGATTTGGTAACGGCGATTCTCACTTGCCTTCCAGTAAAGTCGCTGCTGCGATTCAGGTGCGTCTGCAAATCATGGAGTGTTCTGACTGAAAACCCAGATTTCATAACCAAACACCATCTCAAACGTAATATTATCGACAACAATACTGTTAATGCGTTTGTGAAGCGTAATGGCGAACCATTCGGTAAACCCATGATGTCTACTCTTAAAGGTGTTGATAATGAAGAAATATTGACTGTAGTAGAATCCAATTTTGTACCATCCTGCGATCAATTAATAATCTGTGGTTCTCGTAATGGCATACTCTGTCTCCATAACCCTGACTTGTATTCGGATGTTATTGTTCTATGGAACCCTTCTACCAGAGATTTGAAAACTTTACCTGAGTCGCCATTGGAGCCCCCGGATACACGTGAAACTCTGTTTGGCGATATTGGGTTTGGTTTTGATCGCAGAACTAATGATTACAAGGTGATACGGTTTGTTCTTTATCGTTGCGATGATGATGACgacaaggaggaggaggaggaggagcacgATGATGACGACcatgatgaggaggaggaggacgatgatgatgaggatgacgacgacgacgacgacgaggaggaagacgatgatgatgaggaagaggaggaggatgatGATTATTTTGTTGGACAAGTAGAGTTATACTCTTTAAAGAGTGATTCTTGGAGAGTGATTCCTCGAATGAACGCAGACATTTTTCCATGTTGCTATTACTGCAACACCTACAAGGATGGAGTTAAATATTGGTGGGGAAGGAAATCAACTGATGATTCTCAATGGCTCATGTCCTTCGACATGGTAGAAGAAGTGTTTGAGACAGTGGAGCTGCCCTCTGATTTTGGGGATTTTCGCAATCCTGTATTTTCAGTCTTCAATGGACAACTTTGTATGGTTCTTTACATAGATGacaaaatggagtcattgttTGAGATATGGGTAATGACTGACAATGGAGTTAGGAAGACATGGGTCGAACAAATGACTATTCAGGTTTCAGGAGTTTTAAGGCCCTTAGAATTTTGGAAGGATAGGGGATTGTTTTTGGAAGATGACCAGGGGCAACTAGTCTTGTACGACATTCGTACCAAAGAGATGAAGAACCTTCAACTCCGTGGGAAGAGATATACATTTCAAGTTGTAAACTATGAGGAGAGTCTTGTTCCAATCAATAGCAGACGAGCTCAAAACAATAATACTGAGGTTGAGGAGCAACAAGGACTTGCATCTCAGATGATGGTTCTTCATGACCTTTCAGAGAAATGTTCCTTTAATGTGAGAATGCAATTTTGA
- the LOC120012935 gene encoding peroxiredoxin-2F, mitochondrial, whose protein sequence is MASVILKRTSSSVLKSMVDGFRIGASYRGYAKLAVGNDIVSAAPDVSLQKARTWDEGVSSEFSTTPLKDIFKGKKVVIFGLPGAHTGVCSAQHVPSYKNNIDKFKAKGIDSVICVAVNDPYVMNGWAERLQAKDVIEFYGDFDGKFHKSLELDKDLSVGLLGHRSQRWSAYVDDGKVKVLNVEEVPSDFKVSGGEVILGQI, encoded by the exons ATGGCATCTGTGATTCTGAAACGTACAAGCTCCTCTGTTCTGAAGTCAATGGTGGATGGTTTTCGAATCGGGGCATCGTATAGGGGCTACGCGAAGCTTGCAGTTGGGAACGACATAGTCTCGGCCGCACCTGATGTCTCGCTCCAGAAGGCTCGGACCTGGGACGAAGGTGTCTCCTCGGAATTCTCTACCACGCCATTGAAGGACATATTCAAG GGCAAGAAAGTCGTCATATTTGGCCTCCCT GGTGCACACACTGGAGTTTGTTCAGCGCAACATGTGCCTAGTTACAAGAACAACATTGATAAGTTCAAAGCTAAGGGAATCGATTCTGTGATATGCGTGGCTGTTAATGATCCTTATGTTATGAATGGGTGGGCAGAGAGACTTCAAGCAAAAGATGTT ATTGAATTTTATGGGGACTTTGATGGGAAATTCCACAAGAGCTTGGAGTTGGATAAAGATCTTTCTGTTGGTTTGCTAGGACATCGCTCTCAAAG GTGGTCAGCATATGTGGATGATGGGAAGGTTAAGGTCCTTAATGTGGAGGAAGTGCCTTCTGACTTCAAGGTTTCAGGTGGCGAGGTTATTCTGGGACAGATCTAA
- the LOC120012239 gene encoding DEAD-box ATP-dependent RNA helicase 58, chloroplastic isoform X1: MASTSAYRHLQFVFSSNSAARYPPFITQSKNLNPRLSSGVNFINRPLCSTSDSMPVQAVIDNPSDVTVTEESALTLREICHGHVPEHVLRRIEEVGFRVATDVQQQGLPLLFSGRDCILHAQTGSGKTLTYLLLILSLINPQRSAVQALIVVPTRELGMQVTKVARMLAASPVDNELVQKSCSVMALLDGGMLKRHKTWLKAEPPVIVVATIASVCQMLEKRILKLESMQVLVIDEVDFMFNASKQVSYLRKLLTTYSSCSNRQTVFASASIPQHRRFLHDCIQQKWTKSDAVHVHVNSIAPMPSCLQHRFVICSKSRRHQTLLSLIQSDTPESAIIFVGEQSEKSKKAGNAPPTTLLINFLETSYEGCLDIVLLEEDMNFNSRAASLSEVRKRGGYLLIATDIAARGVDLPETTHIYNFDLPRAAVDYLHRAGRTGRKPFSDKKCTVTTIISSEEQFVMERYENELMFNCEMITVQV, encoded by the exons ATGGCTTCCACTTCAGCTTATCGTCATTTACAGTTTGTTTTCTCTTCAAATTCTGCTGCTCGCTATCCTCCTTTTATCACTCAATCAAAAAACCTGAACCCTAGGCTCTCTTCAGGCGTTAATTTCATAAATCGACCTCTATGCTCTACGTCTGATTCTATGCCCGTACAAGCAGTAATCGACAACCCCTCCGATGTAACAGTCACCGAAGAGAGCGCTTTGACACTTCGAGAAATCTGCCATGGCCACGTCCCCGAGCATGTGCTCCGGAG GATAGAAGAGGTGGGATTCAGAGTAGCTACAGATGTGCAACAGCAAGGTCTGCCTCTCCTGTTTTCTGGACGCGATTGCATACTTCATGCTCAG ACAGGTTCTGGGAAGACACTGACATACCTACTGCTGATTCTCTCGCTTATTAACCCACAGAGATCTGCCGTGCAAGCACTAATAGTGGTGCCCACCCGAGAACTGGGGATGCAA GTAACAAAAGTTGCTCGGATGCTGGCAGCTAGCCCGGTGGATAACGAACTGGTGCAAAAGTCATGTAGTGTCATGGCTCTTCTTGATGGAGGAATGCTAAAAAGGCATAAGACTTGGCTAAAG GCAGAGCCTCCTGTCATAGTGGTAGCAACAATAGCAAGTGTGTGTCAAATGCTTGAGAAGCGGATACTCAAGCTTGAATCAATGCAGGTGCTGGTTATTGATGAG GTTGATTTTATGTTCAATGCCTCAAAGCAAGTCAGCTATCTTCGGAAGCTATTGACAACTTACTCCTCATGCAGCAATCGTCAGACTGTTTTCGCCAGTGCTTCCATTCCCCAGCATAGAAGATTTTTGCATGACTGCATACAGCAAAAGTGGACCAAG AGTGATGCAGTCCATGTCCACGTCAATTCAATTGCACCCATGCCATCATGCCTGCAACATAGATTTGTG ATATGTAGTAAAAGCAGGAGGCATCAAACACTGCTATCTTTGATACAGTCTGACACACCGGAGTCTGCCATAATATTTGTTGGAGAACAG TctgaaaaatcaaaaaaggCAGGCAATGCTCCACCAACTACtcttttgattaatttcttgGAAACGTCTTATGAAGGTTGTTTAGACATTGTTCTTCTAGAGGAAGACATGAATTTCAATTCACGTGCAGCATCTCTATCA GAAGTGAGAAAAAGAGGGGGATATCTTCTCATAGCGACAGATATAGCTGCCAGAGGAGTTGATCTACCTGAAACAACTCATATATACAATTTTGATTTGCCAAGAGCTGCAGTAGATTACCTTCACCGAGCTGGAAGAACAGGAAGGAAGCCATTTTCGGACAAAAAATGTACTGTTACAACTATTATTTCATCAGAGGAGCAGTTTGTTATGGAAAGATATGAGAATGAATTGATGTTCAATTGTGAAATGATTACGGTGCAAGTCTGA